Proteins from a genomic interval of Phlebotomus papatasi isolate M1 chromosome 3, Ppap_2.1, whole genome shotgun sequence:
- the LOC129807795 gene encoding monocarboxylate transporter 9, translating to MGKYKKVTPEGGWGYIVGLGLAISLMCALGTLPSFGLMFGDFLTSLGEETSAIALITSCFFSSFSIAGLFTNTLFKKYTVRKIALAGAFLYVAGSFMVIFVTSVTQLLVSFSVVQGIGFGLIIPSAYTTFNLYFEEKRVFMMSIAQTLIGLGSMIYPILIQWLMDNYGFRGCMAIMAALNGHAIVGMLVMHPVEWHMKKVKVEDDDPENVPEEKITKKTESEEDRATVEKLLPKHPVQAIKAQEERIKSRRASSISSLGNWAGPIVISDASERDKKPAGKWQVLVDFLDLTLLNDLVYVNIVLGISFALFSDNTFFAVLPMYLLSLNFSKQDTAKIIAIGAAADLASRTFLALASTCIKVKSRYVYLAGAAFTVAARFAHLCVFDFNGMAFIIGIMGFLRTWIHVPLPLVFAEYLPQERFPSGYGLFMAISGNIGFIVGPISGYIRDATQSYPIFFHSLNLCMALCAVPWILEVLYVRYWRPRDPTVPKVTVIEMQEQPANGN from the exons ATGGGAAAGTACAAGAAAGTGACTCCAGAAGGAGGATGGGGATATATTGTTGGGTTGGGTTTGGCGATATCCCTT ATGTGCGCATTGGGAACCCTTCCTTCCTTTGGGCTCATGTTTGGGGATTTCCTGACGAGCTTGGGAGAGGAGACAAGTGCAATAGCCTTGATTACGAGTTGCTTCTTCAGCTCCTTCAGCATTGCTGGACTCTTCACCAATACCCTGTTCAAGAAGTACACTGTGAGGAAGATCGCCCTGGCCGGGGCATTTCTCTATGTTGCCGGCAGTTTTATGGTGATCTTTGTGACTTCAGTCACTCAACTTCTCGTCTCGTTCTCAGTGGTTCAAG GAATCGGCTTCGGTCTGATCATCCCGTCAGCCTATACAACGTTTAATCTCTATTTTGAAGAGAAACGCGTCTTTATGATGAGCATTGCTCAAACACTCATTGGATTGGGATCAATGATCTATCCGATCCTGATTCAGTGGTTGATGGATAATTATGGCTTCCGGGGATGCATGGCCATCATGGCTGCACTCAATGGTCATGCGATCGTTGGGATGTTGGTGATGCATCCTGTAGAGTGGCATATGAAGAAAGTAAAAGTAGAGGACGATGATCCTGAAAATGTTCCTGAAGAGAAGATTACAAAGAAGACTGAAAGTGAAGAAGATAGGGCCACTGTTGAGAAGCTCCTACCTAAGCATCCTGTCCAAGCGATCAAGGCGCAAGAGGAGAGGATCAAGTCCCGAAGAGCCTCGAGTATTTCGAGTTTAGGAAACTGGGCAGGACCAATTGTGATCAGTGATGCATCGGAGAGGGACAAGAAACCAGCTGGAAAGTGGCAGGTTCTTGTTGACTTTCTCGATCTCACGCTTCTTAACGATCTCGTGTATGTCAACATCGTCTTGGGAATCTCTTTCGCTCTGTTCTCAGATAATACCTTCTTTGCCGTCCTGCCCATGTACTTGCTAAGTCTGAACTTCTCTAAGCAGGACACGGCCAAGATCATTGCAATTGGAGCTGCTGCTGACTTGGCTTCAAGAACTTTCCTAGCACTCGCTAGTACTTGCATTAAGGTGAAGTCGCGATATGTTTACCTGGCGGGAGCAGCTTTTACCGTTGCCGCGCGATTTG CTCATCTCTGCGTGTTCGACTTCAATGGGATGGCTTTTATCATTGGGATTATGGGATTTCTCAGGACGTGGATTCATGTGCCACTTCCGTTGGTATTTGCTGAATATCTTCCACAAGAAAG GTTTCCTTCAGGCTACGGTCTCTTTATGGCCATTTCCGGAAACATAGGCTTCATAGTTGGGCCCATCAGTGGTTACATTCGTGATGCAACACAGAGCTACCCGATCTTCTTCCACAGCCTCAACTTGTGCATGGCTCTCTGTGCCGTTCCCTGGATCCTCGAGGTCCTCTATGTCAGATACTGGCGACCTCGAGACCCCACCGTACCTAAGGTTACAGTGATTGAGATGCAGGAACAGCCGGCCAATGGCAACTAA
- the LOC129807793 gene encoding cytochrome P450 4g15-like gives MSVESESMVESRLGFISPLMLPLIATTISLWLVYIWQQSRRIAKMGNALPGPPTLPFVGNAHILVGKTHSEIFEFVLELSNGFGNVIRAFLGNSLVVFLTHPDDIEIILNSQVHLDKSDEYRFFKPWLGDGLLISSGDRWRSHRKIIAPAFHMNVLKSFVNTFNSNSLAVVEKMREEVGKKVFDVHDYMSAVTVDILLETAMGTERTRKGNEGFNYAMAVMKMCDILHARHMRFYLRFDTIFNWSRMRLEQEKLLNIIHGLTKKVIKKKTQIYDENFKKGIIPSPSLNEIIANDSYSKPEVKKTPSGENVKGLRDDLDEIDENDIGEKRRLAFLDLMIETARGGASNFSDEDIKQQVDTIMFEGHDTTAAGSSFVLCLMGSHQDIQEKVYKELKNIFGDSDRPCTFADTLEMKYLERVIMESLRLYPPVPLIARKIQQDVKLNTDNYVLPAGCTVVIGTFKLHRRGDIYPNPDVFNPDNFLPEHTQNRHYYSFIPFSAGPRSCVGRKYAMLKLKVLLSTILRNYKINSDLTEKDFKLQADIILKRADGFRISIEPRRKEKVI, from the exons ATGTCTGTGGAGTCGGAGTCAATGGTGGAGAGTAGATTGGGGTTCATCTCACCCCTGATGCTCCCACTGATCGCCACGACCATCTCCCTGTGGCTGGTGTATATATGGCAGCAGAGCCGTCGGATTGCCAAGATGGGCAATGCCCTACCCGGACCACCGACTCTGCCCTTCGTGGGTAATGCCCACATCCTCGTGGGGAAGACACATTCAG aaattttcgaatttgtcTTGGAGCTAAGCAACGGTTTCGGCAACGTAATTCGCGCCTTCTTGGGCAACAGCCTCGTTGTTTTCCTCACGCATCCAGACGACATTGAAATCATCCTCAACAGCCAGGTACATTTGGACAAGTCCGATGAGTATCGCTTCTTCAAGCCTTGGCTTGGAGATGGCCTGCTAATCAGTTCTGGAGATCGCTGGCGCAGTCATAGAAAGATCATAGCACCGGCCTTTCACATGAACGTCCTTAAGTCCTTCGTCAACACTTTCAACAGCAACAGCCTGGCTGTTGTTGAGAAGATGCGCGAGGAAGTCGGAAAGAAGGTATTTGATGTACATGACTACATGAGTGCCGTAACTGTTGATATCCTGCTGGAAACGGCGATGGGAACAGAAAGAACAAGGAAGGGCAATGAGGGATTCAACTACGCAATGGCTGTTATGAA AATGTGCGACATCCTCCATGCTCGACACATGCGATTCTACCTCCGTTTCGACACCATCTTCAACTGGTCCAGAATGAGGCTTGAACAGGAAAAACTCTTGAACATCATCCACGGTCTCACAAAGAAGGTTATCAAGAAGAAGACTCAGATCTATGATGAGAACTTCAAGAAGGGTATCATTCCAAGTCCATCCCTCAATGAAATCATCGCCAATGACTCCTACAGCAAGCCCGAAGTCAAGAAAACTCCTTCAGGGGAAAATGTCAAAGGTCTTAGGGATGATCTGGATGAGATCGATGAGAATGATATCG GAGAGAAGCGTCGATTGGCCTTCTTGGACTTGATGATCGAGACAGCAAGAGGAGGCGCTTCAAACTTCTCAGATGAAGATATCAAGCAACAAGTGGACACCATTATGTTCGAAGGACATGATACCACTG CTGCCGGATCCAGCTTTGTTCTCTGCCTTATGGGATCACACCAGGACATTCAAGAGAAAGTTTACAAGGAACTGAAAAATATCTTCGGGGACTCAGACCGACCATGTACCTTTGCTGACACCCTGGAAATGAAGTACTTGGAGCGTGTGATCATGGAATCCCTCAGGCTGTACCCACCAGTACCTTTGATTGCCAGAAAGATCCAACAGGATGTGAAACTCAATACTGACAACTACGTCCTCCCAGCTGGATGTACCGTCGTCATTGGAACATTCAAACTTCACCGACGCGGCGACATCTACCCCAATCCCGATGTCTTCAATCCCGACAACTTCCTCCCCGAACACACCCAGAACCGTCATTACTACAGCTTCATCCCCTTCTCAGCCGGACCAAGGAGCTGCGTGGGACGCAAGTATGCCATGCTAAAACTCAAGGTCCTCCTCTCCACCATCCTCCGGAACTACAAGATCAACTCAGACCTCACGGAGAAGGACTTTAAGCTGCAAGCGGACATTATTCTCAAGAGAGCCGACGGTTTTAGGATTTCAATTGAACCACGTCGCAAGGAGAAGGTAATCTAG
- the LOC129807794 gene encoding cytochrome P450 4g1-like — protein MGVEPMYIEHPWIYSIGLMLTPFVVGGLGLLAYYIYWKNSRLYIMGQKIPGPPIIPFFGNAHIVIGFSTHEVFNIFTKLSNMYGGGEVARIFIGNKLVVFLTNPNDVEIILNSNVHLQKSDEYRYFKPWLGDGLLISSGEKWRNHRKIIAPAFHQNVLKTFVNIFNSNSRAVIERLAKEEGKVFDVHEYMSEVTVDILLETAMGTERATQNHDGFEYAMAVMKMCDIIHRRTYRVDLRYDPLFYFTKTKRDQEKYLGTIHGLTSKVFRDKKRNFQKSLSEGHMPKPSFEEIIANTKNSETTNGSTASKLYKGLRDDLDEQDENDVGEKRRLAFLDLMIELSHVGPKLSDEEIKEEVDTIMFEGHDTTAAGSSFCLCLMAIHKDVQEKVYQEQKAIFGDSDRFATFADTVEMKYLERVILESLRLYPPVPIIARKVNEDVKIVTGGHVIPKGTTVVVGTYVVHRRPEIYPNPTVFNPDNFLPEKTQNRHYYSYIPFSAGPRSCVGRKFAMLKLKVLLSTIVRNFHLKSNLTEEDFQLQGDIILKRADGFRLEIEPRKKAAQ, from the exons ATGGGGGTGGAACCTATGTATATTGAACACCCATGGATTTACTCAATCGGATTGATGCTGACACCCTTTGTGGTGGGAGGCCTAGGATTGTTGGCTTACTACATCTACTGGAAGAATTCAAGACTGTACATTATGGGTCAGAAGATTCCAGGACCACCGATAATTCCGTTTTTCGGAAACGCACATATAGTTATAGGATTTAGTACCCATG AGGTCTTCAATATATTCACGAAATTGAGTAATATGTATGGGGGCGGTGAAGTGGCAAGGATATTCATCGGAAATAAACTTGTAGTTTTCCTAACGAACCCTAATGACGTAGAGATCATCCTCAACAGCAATGTCCATCTGCAGAAGTCTGATGAGTATCGCTACTTCAAACCCTGGCTCGGTGATGGTCTCTTGATCAGTTCCGGAGAGAAATGGAGGAATCATCGAAAGATTATTGCACCGGCCTTCCATCAGAACGTCCTCAAAACCTTCGTTAACATCTTCAATAGCAATAGTAGGGCAGTTATTGAGCGGTTAGCTAAGGAAGAGGGTAAGGTGTTTGATGTCCATGAGTATATGAGTGAGGTAACAGTAGACATTCTCCTGGAGACGGCAATGGGAACGGAGAGAGCAACCCAGAATCACGATGGTTTTGAATACGCCATGGCTGTTATGAA AATGTGTGACATCATACATCGGAGAACCTACAGGGTTGACCTAAGGTATGATCCTCTATTCTACTTCACAAAGACTAAGAGAGACCAAGAGAAATATCTAGGAACAATTCATGGTTTGACTTCAAAAGTTTTCCGTGACAAGAAGAGGAATTTCCAGAAGAGTCTCAGTGAGGGACATATGCCAAAACCGAGTTTTGAAGAGATCATAGCCAATACGAAAAACTCGGAAACTACCAACGGTTCGACGGCTAGTAAATTGTACAAAGGACTACGGGATGATCTTGACGAGCAGGACGAAAATGATGTTGGGGAGAAGAGAAGATTGGCTTTCCTGGATCTCATGATCGAACTATCTCATGTTGGACCTAAGCTGAGTGACGAAGAGATCAAGGAAGAGGTGGATACCATTATGTTTGAGGGTCACGATACGACAG CTGCGGGATCGAGCTTCTGTTTGTGCCTTATGGCCATCCACAAAGACGTTCAGGAGAAGGTTTATCAAGAACAGAAGGCGATCTTCGGTGACTCAGACCGCTTCGCTACCTTTGCCGATACCGTTGAAATGAAGTACTTAGAGAGGGTCATTCTGGAATCCCTAAGACTCTATCCCCCAGTTCCTATAATTGCCAG GAAAGTCAATGAAGATGTCAAGATCGTAACTGGAGGTCATGTCATCCCTAAGGGTACAACAGTTGTAGTAGGAACTTATGTGGTTCATCGAAGACCAGAAATTTATCCCAATCCCACTGTATTCAATCCTGACAATTTCCTCCCGGAAAAGACCCAAAACCGACATTACTACAGCTACATCCCCTTCTCTGCAGGACCCAGAAGTTGCGTAG GCCGGAAATTTGCAATGCTTAAACTGAAAGTACTTCTATCGACAATCGTGAGAAATTTCCACTTAAAGTCAAATCTCACAGAGGAAGACTTCCAGCTTCAGGGAGACATTATTCTCAAGAGAGCTGatggcttcagactagagatcgAACCGAGGAAGAAGGCAGCACAGTGA